The Synechocystis sp. PCC 7509 genome includes a window with the following:
- a CDS encoding response regulator transcription factor: MTAHILLVEDEIKLAKFIQLELGYEGYEISVVYDGVAGLTAARELQVDLIIIDWMLPGLSGIEICRRLRTTGDKVPIILLTAKDEVSDRVAGLDAGADDYLVKPFSIEELLARIRARLRPGQEVDADMLEFADLSLNRRSRQVYRGARLIELTAKEFDLLEYLLLHPRQVITRDRILEKVWGYDFMGNSNIIEVYVRYLRLKLEATGEQRLVQTIRSVGYVLRD, from the coding sequence ATGACAGCACATATTCTGCTCGTAGAAGACGAAATTAAATTAGCTAAGTTTATTCAATTAGAACTAGGTTATGAAGGCTACGAAATTAGTGTAGTCTATGACGGCGTAGCGGGATTGACCGCAGCGCGAGAATTGCAAGTTGACTTAATTATAATAGATTGGATGTTACCGGGGTTATCGGGGATCGAAATTTGTCGCCGCTTGCGGACTACGGGGGATAAAGTCCCAATTATATTATTAACAGCAAAAGACGAAGTAAGCGATCGCGTTGCTGGTTTAGACGCAGGTGCAGACGATTATTTAGTTAAGCCTTTTAGTATTGAAGAATTGTTAGCCAGAATCCGCGCCCGGCTGAGGCCAGGGCAAGAAGTAGACGCAGATATGCTAGAGTTTGCAGACCTTAGTTTAAATCGGCGATCGCGGCAAGTTTATCGCGGCGCAAGATTAATTGAATTAACCGCTAAAGAGTTCGATTTACTAGAATATTTGTTATTGCATCCTCGGCAAGTGATTACGCGCGATCGCATCTTAGAAAAAGTCTGGGGTTATGACTTTATGGGCAATTCCAATATTATTGAAGTTTATGTTCGTTATCTGCGTTTAAAGTTGGAAGCAACGGGCGAACAGCGTTTAGTTCAAACTATTCGTAGTGTGGGGTATGTGTTGCGTGATTAG
- a CDS encoding sensor histidine kinase — MQKIKQIWQKIDPFSLQVRLTIGITAAFAIGVGSIALWTTWKMQQILIDGHKQNIEQIAERLPGDVEVYSEMFSLEIGLQKAIANRSTGKTLIWVKHKDGTNSGENLVPNDVASIKLMSLMRSPLSTRVYKIGDRYFVVCGKFLQVKGQQLGLLFVAQDISYEQQMFSSLVQSLGIVSLIALIIITIAIAIYIKKSLQPLRRISQLAETISVNDLSQARLHLNRAPTEVKELARTCDMMLDRLSEAWEQQRQFVGNVSHELRTPLTIVHGYLQSVLKRETNLTQTQREALETAATEAESTIRLLQDLLDLARADAGYLHIHLESLVLNDLVVEVAAMAMQHTDRIITLEAAYEQILVKADRSRLKQVLTNLIDNAVKYSDPHFAIAVVLDLKAESALIHVCDRGLGIPLSQQHLIFERFYRVDEARNRFTGGCGLGLSIVKTLVDSMGGSITVRSKLGEGSTFTVTLPSAA; from the coding sequence GTGCAGAAAATAAAACAAATTTGGCAGAAAATAGATCCTTTTTCCTTACAAGTGCGGCTCACTATTGGCATCACTGCGGCTTTTGCTATAGGAGTGGGTAGTATTGCTCTGTGGACAACGTGGAAAATGCAGCAAATTTTAATTGATGGTCACAAGCAGAATATAGAGCAAATTGCCGAGCGTTTGCCAGGTGACGTAGAAGTTTATAGCGAAATGTTTTCTTTAGAAATAGGGCTGCAAAAGGCGATCGCTAACCGTAGCACAGGTAAAACTTTGATATGGGTCAAGCATAAGGATGGGACTAACTCAGGAGAAAACTTAGTTCCCAATGATGTTGCTTCCATTAAATTGATGTCGTTAATGCGATCGCCTCTGAGTACCAGAGTGTACAAGATTGGCGATCGCTATTTTGTAGTATGCGGCAAATTTTTACAAGTTAAGGGGCAGCAACTAGGATTATTATTTGTAGCGCAAGATATTTCTTATGAGCAACAGATGTTTTCATCTCTAGTTCAAAGTTTGGGGATTGTTAGCTTAATTGCTTTAATAATTATTACCATTGCGATCGCAATATACATTAAAAAATCCCTGCAACCATTGCGCCGTATTAGTCAACTAGCTGAAACCATATCTGTAAATGATCTCAGTCAAGCCCGCTTGCACCTCAACCGCGCCCCTACAGAAGTAAAAGAGTTAGCCCGTACCTGTGACATGATGTTAGATCGATTATCCGAGGCGTGGGAGCAACAGCGCCAATTTGTCGGTAATGTTTCCCATGAATTGCGTACACCTTTAACAATCGTGCATGGTTATTTGCAAAGCGTCCTCAAACGCGAAACTAATTTAACACAGACCCAGCGAGAAGCTCTAGAAACTGCTGCAACCGAAGCAGAAAGCACTATCCGTTTATTGCAAGACTTGCTCGATTTAGCTAGGGCAGATGCTGGTTACTTGCATATTCATCTTGAATCATTAGTTTTAAACGATTTAGTTGTAGAAGTAGCGGCAATGGCAATGCAACATACCGATCGGATTATTACTTTAGAGGCTGCTTACGAACAAATTTTAGTTAAAGCCGATCGCAGCCGCCTTAAACAAGTATTGACAAATTTGATTGATAACGCCGTTAAGTATTCCGACCCGCACTTTGCGATTGCTGTAGTATTAGATTTAAAAGCAGAAAGTGCCTTAATTCATGTTTGCGATCGCGGTTTGGGCATTCCTTTGTCACAACAACATCTTATTTTTGAGCGTTTTTACCGCGTCGATGAAGCCCGCAATCGTTTTACTGGTGGCTGCGGTTTGGGTCTATCGATTGTGAAAACTTTGGTTGATAGTATGGGCGGTAGCATTACAGTCCGATCCAAACTAGGAGAAGGTAGCACTTTTACGGTAACTTTACCCAGTGCGGCATAA
- a CDS encoding DUF4079 domain-containing protein: protein MVELKDAFTLLHPAIAVFFVFPLIGMVINLAWQTRQRRLQTKAEGKSKIPPVVGAEHNRLGNWLTSTVVGIALLGIAHPIIKNILSKDLVSKNSFQVAFIGLMFVATIASLVFLYKSREKKWRAVFATLAGAGLVILGCQDGVYRLSNEWYWSHYYIGIVAALLMIFSLAIAPSIYKDKSHRWRIVHTVLNCIALLLFIGQGLTGTRDLLQIPLSWQEPYIYQCDFANKTCPSPPPKG, encoded by the coding sequence ATGGTAGAACTCAAAGACGCTTTTACTTTATTGCATCCAGCGATCGCAGTTTTCTTTGTTTTTCCGCTCATTGGTATGGTAATTAACCTCGCATGGCAAACTCGTCAGCGCCGCTTACAAACAAAAGCTGAGGGTAAAAGCAAAATTCCCCCTGTAGTTGGTGCAGAACATAATCGCTTGGGAAATTGGCTAACTTCTACTGTTGTCGGAATTGCTTTATTGGGAATCGCTCACCCAATTATTAAAAACATTTTGTCTAAGGATTTAGTTAGTAAAAACTCCTTTCAAGTAGCATTTATTGGACTAATGTTCGTTGCTACAATTGCCTCTTTGGTATTTCTTTACAAATCGAGAGAAAAAAAATGGCGGGCTGTATTTGCGACTTTAGCAGGTGCAGGATTAGTTATTTTAGGCTGCCAAGATGGAGTTTACAGGCTTTCAAACGAGTGGTACTGGTCGCATTACTATATTGGAATTGTAGCGGCGTTATTGATGATTTTTTCCTTGGCGATCGCACCATCTATTTATAAAGACAAATCCCATCGTTGGCGCATAGTTCACACCGTATTAAACTGCATTGCCTTACTACTATTTATCGGACAAGGATTGACTGGGACGCGAGACTTATTACAAATTCCTCTAAGCTGGCAAGAGCCTTATATTTATCAGTGTGACTTTGCTAACAAGACTTGTCCTAGCCCACCACCAAAAGGATAG
- a CDS encoding DM13 domain-containing protein, with translation MKLKYLVFSVATALVLGVSGLPSHQLLAHAGEMSSPKMNDGVISKQKTEMFVAAEHPTQGAVSIFNEKGKRYLVFDKTFKSDMGPDLHVILHRDATLPKGGLKKPDYVTLSRLQKVSGTQRYEIPNNINLANFRTVAIWCRMFNATFGYALLPTTSTAQR, from the coding sequence ATGAAACTGAAATATTTGGTATTTAGTGTTGCTACTGCTCTTGTCCTCGGTGTAAGTGGATTGCCTTCTCATCAACTATTAGCACACGCTGGAGAAATGTCTTCTCCAAAAATGAACGATGGGGTAATATCTAAACAAAAAACTGAAATGTTTGTTGCCGCAGAACATCCTACTCAAGGAGCGGTCAGTATTTTTAACGAAAAGGGTAAACGCTACCTAGTATTTGACAAAACCTTTAAGTCAGATATGGGTCCAGACTTGCACGTTATCCTCCACCGCGATGCTACATTACCAAAAGGTGGTTTAAAAAAGCCTGATTATGTTACTCTCAGCCGCTTACAAAAAGTTAGCGGTACTCAACGTTATGAGATTCCCAATAATATTAATTTGGCAAACTTTCGCACGGTAGCTATATGGTGTCGAATGTTTAATGCTACTTTTGGCTATGCTTTGTTACCCACAACATCTACAGCCCAGCGTTAA
- a CDS encoding DM13 domain-containing protein, whose amino-acid sequence MGITVNRSQKYSGSQRYAIPQNIKLENYQSAVIWCRSL is encoded by the coding sequence ATTGGTATCACTGTTAATCGTTCACAAAAGTATAGCGGCAGCCAACGTTATGCTATTCCTCAAAATATTAAGCTAGAAAACTATCAATCGGCGGTGATTTGGTGTCGCTCTTTATAA
- the gatB gene encoding Asp-tRNA(Asn)/Glu-tRNA(Gln) amidotransferase subunit GatB, whose amino-acid sequence MTTATPVKTKYEAVIGLETHCQLKTNTKVFCNCSTEFGTPPNTNICPVCMGYPGVLPVLNERVLEYAVKAGLALNSQIAPYSKFDRKQYFYPDLPKNYQISQFDLPIAEHGYLEIELVDADGNPIRKKIGITRLHMEEDAGKLVHGGSDRLSGSTYSLVDYNRTGVPLVEIVSEPDMTSGVEAAEYAQELRRIMLYLGVSDGNMQEGSLRCDVNISVRPVGQKEFGTKVEIKNMNSFNAIQRAIEYEIERQTKAIEAGERIIMETRLWEEGSQRTISMRVKEGSSDYRYFPEPDLAPIEVPLATLELWRSQLPELPAAKRHRYESDMQLSAYDARVLTDERAVAEYFESAINAGANAKFAANWIMGDIAGYLNQNKLSITEIALLPTTLAELIGLIESGTISGKIAKDILPELLTKGGSAKELVESKGLIQISDTGELEAIIEQVVAANPKELEQYRNGKTKLLGFFVGQVIKQTGGRADPKVTNQLMAKKLNS is encoded by the coding sequence ATGACTACTGCTACCCCTGTTAAAACTAAATATGAAGCTGTAATTGGCTTAGAAACCCACTGTCAGCTAAAAACAAACACTAAGGTTTTTTGTAACTGTTCTACCGAATTTGGTACGCCACCAAATACAAATATTTGTCCTGTTTGTATGGGTTATCCCGGCGTATTACCCGTTCTAAACGAGCGCGTCCTTGAATACGCCGTTAAAGCGGGACTTGCCTTAAATAGCCAAATTGCCCCTTATAGCAAATTCGACCGCAAACAGTATTTTTACCCCGATTTACCCAAAAACTACCAAATTTCTCAATTCGACCTGCCAATCGCCGAACATGGCTATCTAGAGATTGAATTAGTTGATGCGGATGGCAATCCGATCAGAAAAAAAATCGGCATTACTCGTTTGCATATGGAAGAAGATGCAGGCAAGCTAGTTCATGGGGGAAGCGATCGCTTATCTGGTTCTACTTACTCATTGGTAGACTATAATCGCACGGGTGTACCGCTTGTTGAAATTGTTTCTGAACCAGATATGACATCCGGCGTTGAAGCGGCGGAATACGCCCAAGAATTGCGCCGAATCATGCTGTATTTGGGTGTCAGCGATGGCAATATGCAGGAAGGCTCTCTGCGTTGCGATGTTAATATCTCCGTGCGTCCGGTAGGACAAAAAGAGTTTGGGACAAAAGTAGAAATCAAAAACATGAACTCGTTTAATGCTATTCAACGAGCGATTGAATACGAAATTGAACGCCAAACCAAAGCCATAGAAGCCGGGGAGCGGATTATTATGGAAACAAGGCTGTGGGAAGAAGGCAGCCAACGTACAATTAGTATGCGTGTCAAAGAAGGTTCTAGCGACTACCGCTATTTTCCCGAACCAGATTTAGCTCCGATTGAAGTACCATTAGCTACTTTAGAATTATGGCGAAGTCAATTACCCGAACTTCCCGCCGCCAAACGCCACCGTTACGAAAGCGATATGCAGCTTTCCGCCTACGATGCGCGAGTTTTGACCGATGAAAGAGCCGTTGCTGAATACTTTGAAAGCGCAATTAATGCGGGTGCTAATGCCAAATTTGCCGCCAACTGGATTATGGGCGATATTGCTGGTTATTTGAATCAAAATAAACTCAGTATTACCGAAATTGCTCTCTTACCTACAACGCTTGCAGAATTAATTGGTTTAATTGAATCGGGAACAATTAGCGGCAAAATTGCTAAAGATATTTTGCCAGAATTGCTAACCAAAGGCGGTTCGGCTAAAGAGTTAGTGGAAAGCAAAGGTTTGATTCAAATTTCTGATACCGGGGAATTGGAGGCAATTATTGAGCAAGTTGTCGCCGCCAATCCCAAGGAATTAGAGCAATACCGCAACGGCAAAACTAAATTACTTGGCTTCTTTGTTGGACAAGTAATTAAACAAACAGGAGGACGCGCCGATCCAAAGGTAACTAATCAATTGATGGCCAAAAAGCTTAATAGTTAA
- a CDS encoding phosphatase PAP2 family protein: MSWVKNLVPVLTVLCCTTIATTANADSFDQDVSQFISKEGTIIYLGTGVVLPLILDGKNGKNQSLRVVDSLGTSLLVCEGLKVVTDVKRPDSEERDSFPSCHATLAFAVATMQSEFQPKYTLLWYAGASAIAYSRVNLNRHRWTEVLAGAAIGYGIAKLELSQPNGLILFPLIGSDDEGGTIVGLQMSKSF; encoded by the coding sequence ATGTCTTGGGTAAAAAATCTCGTACCCGTCCTTACGGTGCTTTGCTGTACAACTATCGCCACCACTGCAAACGCCGATTCCTTTGACCAAGATGTATCGCAATTTATCTCTAAGGAAGGTACGATTATCTACCTAGGAACGGGGGTAGTTTTACCTTTGATCTTAGATGGCAAAAATGGTAAAAACCAGTCTTTAAGGGTAGTAGATTCCCTCGGTACGAGCTTGCTTGTGTGCGAAGGATTAAAGGTTGTAACCGATGTCAAACGTCCTGATTCTGAGGAGCGCGATAGTTTTCCTAGCTGTCATGCAACCTTAGCTTTTGCGGTGGCAACAATGCAAAGTGAGTTTCAGCCTAAATATACGTTGCTTTGGTATGCGGGGGCAAGTGCGATCGCCTATTCGCGGGTAAATCTCAATCGTCACCGTTGGACAGAAGTATTAGCAGGTGCGGCAATTGGTTACGGCATTGCTAAATTAGAATTGAGTCAACCCAACGGACTAATTTTGTTTCCTTTAATTGGTAGCGATGACGAAGGGGGAACAATTGTAGGTTTGCAGATGAGTAAGTCTTTTTAG
- a CDS encoding class I SAM-dependent methyltransferase gives MLLLKPNHDRDVPPERLYNTYNANMISENSSPGWYKRVFAWLMANGTAEYEKKIRDRKQSLFTDLHGTVLEIGAGTGANAAYYPTDIKWIGVEPNPFMHSYLQKNAEKLGLSVEIQTISAEQLEAQDNSIDTVVSTLVLCSVPNLDKTLQEVLRVLKPGGRFLFIEHVAAPQGTFLRQVQNTVKPVWNVIGDGCNPNRETGLAIKNAGFAKVDYQDFQAPVPLVTPHIIGVATKAS, from the coding sequence ATGCTTTTGTTAAAACCTAACCATGATAGAGACGTTCCACCGGAACGTCTCTACAATACCTACAATGCAAACATGATTAGTGAAAATTCTTCTCCTGGCTGGTACAAACGAGTATTTGCTTGGCTAATGGCAAATGGTACGGCGGAGTACGAAAAAAAGATACGCGATCGCAAACAATCTCTGTTTACAGACTTACACGGCACTGTATTAGAAATTGGCGCAGGTACGGGCGCTAATGCTGCTTACTATCCAACCGATATTAAATGGATTGGAGTTGAACCTAATCCATTTATGCACTCTTATTTGCAAAAAAACGCCGAAAAATTAGGTTTAAGCGTTGAGATTCAAACAATTTCCGCCGAACAGCTAGAGGCGCAAGATAATAGCATTGATACCGTTGTCAGTACCTTAGTTTTATGTTCTGTACCTAATTTAGACAAGACATTGCAGGAAGTTTTAAGAGTTCTGAAGCCTGGAGGACGCTTTTTATTTATTGAACACGTTGCTGCACCACAGGGTACTTTTTTGCGCCAGGTACAAAATACAGTTAAGCCAGTTTGGAATGTAATCGGCGATGGTTGCAATCCCAATCGAGAAACTGGACTCGCTATCAAAAATGCTGGTTTTGCAAAGGTGGATTACCAAGACTTTCAAGCACCAGTTCCTCTAGTTACCCCGCATATTATTGGCGTAGCAACAAAAGCTAGTTAA
- a CDS encoding Uma2 family endonuclease translates to MVTQTTNQTEIIYPDCDGEPMSDNTKQFRWIVTIKEGLEWLFKNDDNVFIAGDLLWYPVEGNNVIRAAPDAMVIMGRPKGDRGSYQQWKEANIAPQVVFEVRSPGNTQTRLDKKLVFYDRYGAEEYYLYDPDKGDLSGWLRRDGRLDVIDQMLDWVSPRLKIKFNMLGTELQLYRPDGEKFATYVELATSREQENLAKEQAQQELERSQQELKLEKVRSQQLAAKLRELGINPD, encoded by the coding sequence ATGGTTACACAAACTACCAATCAAACAGAAATAATTTATCCAGATTGCGACGGCGAACCAATGTCAGATAATACCAAGCAATTTCGCTGGATAGTGACGATTAAAGAAGGCTTGGAATGGCTATTTAAGAACGATGATAATGTCTTTATCGCCGGAGATTTGCTGTGGTATCCCGTAGAAGGTAACAACGTTATCCGCGCCGCACCAGACGCTATGGTAATTATGGGTAGACCAAAAGGCGATCGCGGTTCGTATCAACAATGGAAAGAAGCAAATATTGCACCCCAGGTAGTATTTGAAGTTCGTTCCCCTGGAAACACGCAGACAAGATTAGATAAAAAGCTCGTATTTTACGATCGCTATGGCGCTGAAGAATATTATCTATACGACCCCGATAAGGGCGATTTAAGCGGCTGGTTGCGTCGTGACGGGCGATTAGACGTAATTGACCAAATGCTAGATTGGGTTAGCCCTAGATTAAAGATTAAATTTAATATGCTGGGTACAGAGTTGCAACTATATCGACCAGATGGGGAAAAATTTGCGACTTATGTAGAACTAGCAACTTCAAGAGAACAAGAAAACCTTGCTAAAGAACAAGCGCAGCAGGAGTTAGAACGATCGCAGCAGGAATTAAAACTTGAAAAAGTGCGATCGCAGCAACTAGCCGCTAAACTTCGAGAATTAGGCATCAATCCCGATTAA
- the alaS gene encoding alanine--tRNA ligase codes for MAANPQYLSGNDIRTKFLDFYANKQHQILPSASLVPEDPTVLLTIAGMLQFKPIFLGQRQSEYKRATTSQKCIRTNDIENVGRTARHHTFFEMLGNFSFGDYFKEQAIAWGWELSTQVFGLKPENLVVSVFEDDDEAFAIWRDKIGVVEARIKRMGSDDNFWVSGPTGPCGPCSEIYYDFHPEHGDENIDLEDDTRFIEFYNLVFMQYNRDVEGNLTPLQNKNIDTGMGLERMAQILQQVPNNYETDLIKPIVKTAAEIAGIDYVQSDEQTKISLKVIGDHIRAVVHMIADGITASNVGRGYILRRLIRRVVRHGRLIGIQGEFTTLVAQSAIALSEEAYPNVRTKETVIKNELQREEANFLKTLTKGEKLLADILAKSPKEISGKDAFILYDTHGFPLELTQEIAAEHGIKVDVEGFEEEMEIQIGTSKGAHETIDLTANSLNQLASGINATQFLGYTQPSTPAQVMTLIANGQQVEAAEAGSEVQVLLDQTPFYAESGGQIGDRGYLSGDSVVVAINDVKQQSGIYIHYGRIERGTLHVGDPLTAQIDRACRLRAQANHTATHLLQAALKKIVDPSISQAGSLVAFDRLRFDFNCPRPITPDELQQIEAQVNTWIAEAHHADIEILPIAEAKAKGAIAMFGEKYGDVVRVIDFPGVSMELCGGTHVRNTAEIGVFKIVSETGISSGVRRIEAVAGAAVLDYLNVRDKVVRELSGFFKVKPEELPMRVTVLQTELKTAQKQLEALKAELTLHKSETLLTEAQTIGDYKIIVAQIGEVEPDSLKIAAERLLQKIGKGAVVLGSVPEIDKVSLVAAFSPDVNKKGLQAGKFVGEIAKICGGGGGGRPNFAQAGGRDASKLPEALEYARTQLKATLSQP; via the coding sequence ATGGCTGCAAATCCCCAGTATCTTAGCGGTAACGACATTCGGACAAAATTTCTGGACTTTTATGCTAATAAACAGCATCAAATTTTACCTAGTGCTTCCCTTGTACCAGAAGATCCGACGGTACTGCTAACGATCGCCGGGATGTTGCAATTTAAGCCAATTTTTTTAGGACAAAGACAGTCGGAGTATAAACGGGCGACTACTTCTCAAAAGTGCATCCGTACCAATGATATTGAAAATGTCGGGCGTACAGCTAGGCATCATACATTTTTTGAGATGCTGGGCAATTTTAGCTTTGGAGATTATTTTAAGGAACAAGCGATCGCTTGGGGATGGGAATTATCAACACAAGTATTTGGACTAAAACCCGAAAACTTAGTTGTCAGCGTTTTTGAAGACGATGACGAAGCTTTTGCTATTTGGCGCGACAAAATCGGCGTTGTGGAAGCAAGAATCAAGCGGATGGGATCGGATGATAACTTTTGGGTATCTGGCCCTACAGGCCCTTGCGGCCCTTGTTCGGAGATATATTACGACTTTCACCCCGAACACGGCGATGAGAATATAGATTTAGAAGACGATACGCGGTTTATTGAGTTTTACAACCTGGTATTTATGCAGTACAACCGGGATGTAGAAGGCAATTTGACCCCGTTGCAAAACAAAAATATTGATACGGGGATGGGACTTGAAAGGATGGCGCAAATTCTTCAGCAAGTCCCGAATAACTACGAAACTGATTTAATTAAGCCAATTGTGAAAACGGCGGCGGAAATTGCCGGGATTGATTACGTTCAAAGTGACGAACAAACTAAAATATCTCTCAAAGTAATTGGCGATCATATCCGCGCTGTAGTGCATATGATCGCTGATGGCATTACCGCGTCTAACGTGGGACGGGGTTATATATTGCGCCGCTTGATTCGTCGGGTAGTACGTCACGGGCGATTAATTGGCATACAAGGAGAGTTTACAACTCTTGTTGCCCAAAGTGCGATCGCTCTTTCTGAAGAAGCTTACCCCAATGTTCGCACCAAAGAGACTGTAATTAAAAATGAACTGCAACGAGAAGAAGCGAATTTTCTCAAAACTCTAACTAAAGGCGAAAAATTATTAGCAGATATATTAGCTAAATCCCCTAAAGAGATTTCTGGTAAAGATGCTTTTATTCTTTACGATACGCACGGATTCCCCTTAGAACTTACTCAAGAAATTGCCGCCGAACACGGGATAAAGGTTGATGTAGAAGGCTTTGAGGAGGAGATGGAGATTCAAATCGGTACTTCTAAAGGAGCGCATGAAACTATTGATTTAACTGCAAACTCTCTCAATCAACTAGCATCGGGAATTAATGCAACGCAGTTTCTCGGCTACACTCAGCCTTCAACCCCTGCTCAAGTTATGACATTGATTGCTAACGGTCAGCAAGTAGAAGCAGCAGAAGCTGGAAGCGAAGTACAAGTATTGTTAGATCAAACTCCATTTTACGCCGAATCGGGCGGACAAATAGGCGATCGCGGTTACTTGTCTGGAGATAGTGTAGTAGTAGCTATTAATGACGTTAAGCAGCAATCGGGTATCTACATTCATTACGGACGAATTGAACGCGGTACACTGCACGTAGGCGATCCCTTAACCGCCCAAATCGATCGCGCTTGTCGTCTCCGCGCCCAAGCAAATCATACTGCTACTCACTTATTGCAAGCAGCTTTAAAAAAGATTGTCGATCCTTCTATTTCTCAAGCGGGTTCATTGGTAGCTTTTGATAGGCTGCGTTTTGACTTCAATTGTCCGCGTCCAATAACCCCGGATGAGTTGCAGCAAATAGAAGCGCAAGTAAATACCTGGATAGCTGAAGCCCATCATGCAGATATAGAAATACTACCAATTGCAGAGGCTAAAGCAAAAGGTGCGATCGCTATGTTTGGGGAAAAGTACGGCGATGTCGTAAGAGTTATAGATTTTCCGGGCGTATCAATGGAATTATGCGGCGGTACTCACGTGCGAAATACGGCGGAAATCGGCGTATTTAAGATAGTTTCCGAAACCGGGATTTCATCAGGAGTAAGGAGAATAGAAGCCGTTGCAGGAGCGGCGGTATTGGATTACTTAAACGTCCGCGATAAAGTAGTTAGGGAACTAAGCGGATTCTTTAAAGTAAAACCCGAAGAATTGCCAATGCGAGTTACAGTTTTACAAACGGAACTAAAAACCGCTCAAAAGCAACTAGAAGCACTCAAAGCCGAACTAACCTTACATAAATCTGAAACTTTACTAACAGAAGCGCAAACTATCGGCGACTACAAAATTATTGTTGCTCAAATTGGCGAAGTTGAGCCAGACTCTTTAAAAATTGCGGCGGAAAGGCTATTGCAAAAAATCGGCAAAGGCGCAGTAGTATTAGGTTCTGTTCCCGAAATCGACAAAGTTAGCTTAGTTGCGGCTTTTAGTCCTGATGTGAATAAGAAAGGATTGCAAGCAGGTAAATTTGTAGGCGAAATCGCTAAAATTTGTGGCGGTGGTGGCGGTGGAAGACCAAACTTCGCTCAAGCTGGAGGAAGGGACGCAAGTAAATTACCAGAAGCACTAGAATATGCCCGTACTCAACTAAAAGCTACTCTCAGCCAACCTTAA
- a CDS encoding heavy-metal-associated domain-containing protein — MALKLKVPNIMCAGCGETITDSIHTMEPDAKIDVDVQAKTVTVESAASEETIKQAIVAAGFTVEGYQHG; from the coding sequence ATGGCGCTCAAACTCAAAGTTCCTAATATCATGTGTGCTGGCTGTGGCGAAACAATTACTGATTCTATCCATACGATGGAACCCGATGCCAAAATTGATGTCGATGTTCAAGCAAAAACTGTCACCGTAGAATCTGCGGCTTCCGAAGAAACTATCAAGCAAGCTATTGTCGCCGCAGGCTTTACCGTCGAAGGCTATCAACACGGCTAA